The nucleotide window AAATGGATACTGCTCGTTTTTACAAGTATAAATATGATATCAAGTGGTTTTTAAAGTCAACAACTATCGCTATGATTGGACAGATGAATTAATGGTTGTATCAAGCATATTTGTATCAAATATACTTGATACAAGAATGCTTGGGTCAAAATATGAACCGGTTTCTTAAATTCATGCGGGGGCAGGAACAATGAAAAATCAAATTGTTTTAAACGGAAAAGATTTTTTTCTCAAAGATCTGGTCCGGATCGCCAGAAACAATGTAGGCATAACCATATCTGTTGAGTCTGAATCAAGGATCAATAAGGCAAGAGATCTGGTTGACCAGTGGGTAGGGCAGGGGAAAAGGATCTATGGTGTCACCACAGGATTTGGCGCTTTGTCGGATGTGGCGATTTGTCGTGAAGATACAAAAAGACTTCAAAAAAATATATTGTTCAGTCATGCAGCCGGGATGGGTCAACCCATGGAAGATGATGTGGTCCGGGCCATGATCGCATTGAGGGTAAATGATTTTTGTCGCGGGAATTCAGGGTTGAGGCTTAAAACCATTGAAAAACTTGCTCAAATTTTAAATGAAGGCATTATACCTGTTGTACCTGAAAAGGGTTCTGTGGGTGCAAGCGGAGACCTTGTTCCCATGGCCCATCTTTCCCTTGTATTGATTGGTGAGGGAGAAGCCTTTGTGGATGGAAAAAGGATGTCGGGTGCCGGGGCGTTAAGGGAAAAATTGATCAAACCAATTGTGCTTGAGGCGGGAGAGGGACTTGCCCTGATCAATGGAACACAGTTCATGATTGCACTTGGGTGCCTTGCCCTCCATGATGCCTTGAATCTTTGCAAACATGCAGATATCGCCGCTGGCATGAGCCTTGAAACCCTCATGGGTACAAGATCTGCCTTTGACCCGAGAATTCATCGTGCAAGACCCCATACAGGTCAGATCAAGGCTGCCGATAATATGCTCAGGATTACGGAAAGTTCAGAGATCATCTCTTCTCATCACGATTGTTCAAGGATTCAGGATGCCTATACCTTGAGATGTTCTCCTCAGGTCCACGGGGCTTCCTGGGATGCCTTTGCTTATGTGGAAAAGGTTATCAGGGTTGAAATGAATTCATCCACGGAAAATCCCCTGATTTTCCCGGAATCAAATGATTTTCTGTCCGGCGGTAATTTCCATGGTCAGCCTTTGGCACTTGCTTGTGATTTTCTGGGTATTGCCATTGCAGAGCTTGCCAATATTTCGGAACGGCGGATAGAACGGCTTGTAAATCCTCAGCTTTCAGGTCTTCCGGCATTCCTTGTTGAAGACGGCGGCTTGAATTCAGGATTCATGATTGCCCAGTATGCGGCAGCTTCCCTTGTGTCGGAAAATAAAGTGCTTGCCCATCCGGCATCGGTTGATTCCATTCCCACTTCCGCAAACAAGGAAGACCATGTTTCCATGGGTTCTATTGCCGCGCGAAAGTGCAGGGATATTGTGGCCAACACTGAAGAAGTTATTGCCATTGAACTTTTATGTGCTGCCCAGGGAATTGATCTGTTCACCAATATGAAAGCCGGAAAAGGTACTCTGGCAGCATATGAAGTTATTCGAAGCAAGGTTGACTACATGACCGAAGACCGGATTCTTGCATCAGATATTGCCAGGGTAAAAGAATTGCTCCAAGACGGCAGTATTGTCAAGGCTGTTGAGGATAAAGTCGGCGGGTTGTATTGATACTGATCTGGGTGTTGGGTCCTGTGGGCGTTATCAATCATATTAATCGGGCAGTCGAACGATCTTGAGATCTCCCCATAACCCAATATTGTCGCCTTTAATGATAACAATTCCCTGGACACCCGGTATGGTTTTTCCGGTATCAATGGCATCTTTAATATCTGTTGCCTTTTTGATCCGGTTGCCCAGTGCTGTGGCCACAGCATCCGCCAACGGGCATGAATCTGCCAGCACTGTAACTGCATCAGCTTTGCCAAAGCTTTTTGAATGCCCCAGTGTGCCCGAAGAAGTACACAGTCCATATGGCGTATCTCTTTTTTCTACCTGGATACCCGTGGTCATGCTGAACACAGAGTTCTCAGCATAAATACTGAAAATGGTTTTTGAATCGGATTTAATGAAAATGTCTCCCCCGTTTTCCACAACAATTTCATTTGAGTACGGCAATAATGATGTTCCAGCAGCGGCTGCCACAGCGCCTGCTACAGCTGCCATGGGGCCGACATTTGCAAGTTCTGCAGCTTTTATCATATCCCGTATTATTTGTGGTGCAGGACTTGAGTTCTGTAAAGGGGTCATGGATGTTGCAAATTCAGGATGCAGATTTATATAGGTTTCAATATAATTTCTACAGGTTAATACGGATTTTATGGTTTTGTCGGTCAGGTCGGTCTCAGCCTGGATGTTCAAATTGGTTTCTTTTACCGTGATATCAAAAGATATCAATCCTTTTTTTTGATGCTGTCTGCGATAAATACGATTTTCAAACATGTTCAATGGAATCCGGTTTTAAATGATCGGGTGCCTGACGGATTAAACAGGAGTCAGTCATTCCCGATATATAGTCTCTTACAATTTCAGGGTTTGAATGGGTTTGTCTGTATTCGGGTGACATGCCGTGTAAAAAATCCGTAAAAATGGCAGATTTTTTGGTCCCGTTTTCCAGATCTGCCAGATAGGTTTTAAAGAGAAAACAAAAAATATCCTCAATGGAAGACAAATGTTTCTTGATCACGGGGTTTGTATAAATATGCCGGTAATTAAATTCCTTCAGTTGTTTTAAAGCAGCGGAAATTGTTTCGGAAAATCCGATGAAAGGCTGATCCAGGCTGTTTGAGATCAGGTCGGTCACAAGGGTATAAACAATTGTGCCGTTTGTCCGGCCCAGTATCTGTTTGCAACTTTTTGGCATGTCGTTTCTTTTTACCAGGCCCAACCGGATTGCATCTTCCAGGTCCCGGCCGATATAAGCGATGGTATCGGCCATTCTGACCACACAACCTTCCATGGTCATTGGGATGGCTTCAAAGGAAGCCTTTGTTTTCATGGTGTTCACCATTTGATCAAATTCTTTAAACGACCTGTTTTTTTGAGGAACAAGTTGTCGTGAGTGGGTTTCCCCGTCATGGCAGAGGATGGCGTCCAGGGTCTGAAGGCTTAAATTCCAGCCCTTGCCTTTTTTTTCAATCCTGTCGAGAAATTGAATACTTTGAATATTATGATGAAAAAAACCGGCACCATGTTTATGGGTCAGTTTTGAAAGGAAACGCTCGCCGTCATGCCCGAATGGTGTGTGGCCGATGTCGTGGCCCAGGCTTGCCGCTTCAATGAGGTCTTCGTTTAATCCCAGATACCTGCCAATGGTTCTTGCAATTCTTGAGACCAGCTGAACATGGATCACCCGGTGGGTGAGATGATCGTTATTGATCAGGGAAAAGACCTGGGTTTTATCAATATACCGTGTAAATGCAAGGGAATTTAAAATACGGTCGGCATCTGAGGAAAATTGCTGGCGGTATTCGTTTTCAGTGAATTTTTCTTTGCGTCGTCTGATGGCATTATGACTGAAACAGGCCAGGGAACAAAGATTTTCCTTTTCTCTGAGATTAAGAAGATCTTTTAGTTCCCCGGCTTTTTTAAAATTATCATCCAATAGCGTAACTACACTTGACTACAATTGTTTGGTAATGTTTTCCACTATGGTTTCAAATGCTTTTGTAAATTCAGTTTCTTCGTCCTGGAACATCACGGGAATACCCTTGTCTCCTGAGACGACCACCTGATTGTCAAAAGGTATGGAGCCTAAAAATGTAAGACCCTGGGCTTTTGCTGTTTTTTCACCACCGCCTGAACTGAACAGGTCAATGGGTTCGTTGCAGTGCGGGCATTTGAAACTAGCCATATTTTCTACAATTCCAAGGGTTTTTAAACGAACCGTCTTGCAAAAGGAGATGGATTTTCTGATATCTGCCAATGCCACTTCCTGGGGGGTGGTCACAATGACGCCCAAAGCATCGGGAATGGTCTGCACAACGGTCAAGGGTTCATCACCGGTTCCCGGAGGCGCATCAATAATTAAAAAATCAAGCTCTCCCCAGTCCACTGAACTGACAAATTGTTTGATCATACCTGTTTTGGCAGGGCCTCTCCAGATAATGGCCTGGTCCTGGTCCTGCATCAATGACTGGACGGAAACAACCTTAAGGTTTCCATTGACCTGTTTGGGAATCAAAAGCTGGTTTTCAGAAATATCCATAATTCCTGTCAGTCCCAGCATCTGGGCAATGGATGGGCCGTGGACATCAACATCCATCAGGCCTGTTTTATACCCTTTTTTTGAAAGGCTGGCTGCAAGGTTGGCAGATACACTGCTTTTCCCAACTCCGCCTTTACCGCTTAAGACAAAAATTTTGTGTTTTATTTTTGAAAGAGAAGCCTTAATTGCTATTTCTTCTTGTTGCTGTCTGGCATCCATATTCTGGCCACCGCTTTGTGACGGGCAGCTGCTTCCCTTTTTGGCTTTGTCAACACTTTCATGAATCATTTTATAACATCTCCTTTGAGAAATATCGTTAGCATATCACTCCGTAATAATGATCATTATCCTTATTCTGTCAACAGGAATACAGATTCTTTTATGGGAGGGTTGGCAATAAAGTCTGTAATTCCCAGTGTCAGTTTTCTTTCATTTGTGTCTTGAATCTCAATTTTTATGGGAATATCACCAAAATCATATGCTTTATATTTTGTGGGGGTTATTTGATATAATAACTTTCCGCCAGGATCTGTGAATATCAGCTCATCAACATTTCCATTGTTATTAAAATGGAGGTGCTGTGCTGTTCTTTTCCATTTTTGTTTTAATATAAGTGTGGATAAGGAAGAATCCGCTACTGAAAAATATGCATCATCAAATGGTTTTAGTGGTAACCGTCCCAATAAAAGCAATATCAGTTCAGACATTTTGACCGGAACATGGATATATTTTTCCATATCAGGATTTTTTGAATTATATGAGTATTTGGAATGTTCCCCTGTATGTGAAAAAAAAGTTATTTTTTCTCCATTGGTAATAATGGTTTCTATGGGCAGGCCGGATAAAAGAAAGGTGATCCTGACTTTATCGGGAAATACTGCAGCCCATGCAATTCTGAATTTTTCTACGCGGGTTTTGGTTTCAAGTTTTGCCCAGCCGCTTCCCTTGCTTGCCAGAATGTGTCGATTTAACGATTTTGCCTGTTTGGAGAATCTTAATGCTTTTTTGTCGAGTAACGGATCTGTTTCAGGCCGAATGGATGCACAACCTGAGATCGTAAGGATCACCGCAATGATACAAACTGTTCTTGATAAAAGGGTTTGGTTATTCATCTATTTTCTTCCGGGCAGCGTTGATTTTTTCTTTGAGTTCAAGGATTTTGTTTTTGTCCTCATCTTTGGCATTGGACAAAGCTTTTTTATAGGTTTCAAGAGCTTTTTTAAATTGATCGGTTTTTTGATAAGCATCCCCTAAATGATCGGATATAATGGTTTCAAAGGACGTTAATTGTGCTGCTTTTTCAAGGTGTTCCACAGCTTTTTGGTATTGGCCAAGCTTATAATAAACCCAGCCCAGGCTGTCTGTGATATACCCGTCATCAGGCCTTAGTTCATATGCCCTTTTAAGAAGCAAAAGGGCTTCATCAAGCTTGATACCCCGATCCGCATATGAATATCCCAGGTAGTTTAATGCGCTGGCATCCTTTGGATCAATCTCAATGATTTTTTTCATGGTGACCATGCTTTCTTCTGCAAAACCCGCCTTGTCCTGTAATGCGCCAAGCCTGAATAATAAAGATGTGTTTTCAGGAGAATCTTCCAGTCCTTTTTTAAAGAGGGCAATGGCTTGATCATAGTTGTTGTCCTTTTCATAAAAAGAGGCCAGATAGATGATGATGTCAATATCTTTTGGAAAGAGCTTGTATTTGTCTTCAAGATAGTTTCTGGCAGACAGTTCTTCTCCGAGACGTTTGTAAAGCATGGCAATATTTAAAATGGTTTTCTTATATTGGGAGTGGTCTGGTTTTATTTTTAAATAGTAAGAAATAGCTTTTTTGAAGTCCCCGACAGCTTCATAGGACATGCCCGTGAAAAAGTTCAAAGTAGAGTTGTCAGGGTCTGCTTTCAGCATTTGGGAAAAGACAATGACGGCATCTTCATATTTTTGACCGGAAAGATATTCGTCCACTGCAACCATGACAAGCCTGGAATTGGTTTCAATGTCCCGGCCAAGGTCTAAAAAAAGGTTTTCAGCTTGTTTTTTTCTGTTGTTTTTAAAGTAGTGCAGGGCCATCCCTAATTGTGCCCGATTATTATCCGGTTCTATTTCAAGTATTTCCTTGTAGGTCTCAATGATTTTTTGTCTATTATCCGTTCTATTCTCGTTCGGGATATTTTCAGTGTTGTAGATTTCTATCAATTGAAATCTTGGCTCTAAAAGATCAGGTTCAAGTTCAATTGTTTTTAAAAACTGGATTTTCGCAAGATCATAATGCTTTTGAATCATATTGACCTGGCCCAGATAAAACCTTGCTACATAATAGTCAGGGAACTGGTCCACCATTTTTTTGAACAATATCAGGGCTTCTGTGTAGTTTTCCTTGTCCATATGTATTTTGCCAAGACGAAGAAATATTTCTTTGTTTTTAGGGTCAAGCTCTATAACTTGGTTTAAAATTTCCACCAGTTTTTTTTCATCAAGTGAATCCTTTTTTAACTGTACAAGCAGCAGAAGCGCATCTACATTATCAGGATTTTCCAGTACCAGTTTTTCCGAGAGTTCAAATGCTTTGTCGTTATTGTTTTGTCTCAGGTATAACCAGATCAGATCCTGGGTTAAAATAAATGAACCAGGATCTTGGGTCAGTGCCTTTTCCAGAGAAACAATGGCTTTTTGAAAGTTTTTGTTTTGAATGTGTAACCTTGATTCAAGGTAGTAATAATTTGAAGACAGATAGTTTTCTTCGTTTGAATTGTTTGTCTTAACGGTTTGAAATTCAGAATGCTGCCGGCTTGTTTTTAATTGTGTGCAGCCGGCAAGAAAAAAAACCGGTATAAAAATGAGAAGGATAAAAACAAGACTTTTTTTCATAATTCGTATTACCTTATTTTAATGATAGCAAATTGCAGTATGAATGATGGCAAGTTATCTTTTACGTGCTGTGGTCATACATATCGAAGTCAGGCATGTCTTTTTTGAAAAAGGCTTTCATTTTTTTTATGATATTGTTTTCAATCTGTCTTACCCGTTCGCGCGATATGGAGTATTGTTCACCTATTTCCTGAAGGGTTTCAGGGCTGTCTGAGAAAATTCTTCTGTCAAATATATCCAG belongs to Desulfobacula toluolica Tol2 and includes:
- the hutH gene encoding histidine ammonia-lyase, with protein sequence MKNQIVLNGKDFFLKDLVRIARNNVGITISVESESRINKARDLVDQWVGQGKRIYGVTTGFGALSDVAICREDTKRLQKNILFSHAAGMGQPMEDDVVRAMIALRVNDFCRGNSGLRLKTIEKLAQILNEGIIPVVPEKGSVGASGDLVPMAHLSLVLIGEGEAFVDGKRMSGAGALREKLIKPIVLEAGEGLALINGTQFMIALGCLALHDALNLCKHADIAAGMSLETLMGTRSAFDPRIHRARPHTGQIKAADNMLRITESSEIISSHHDCSRIQDAYTLRCSPQVHGASWDAFAYVEKVIRVEMNSSTENPLIFPESNDFLSGGNFHGQPLALACDFLGIAIAELANISERRIERLVNPQLSGLPAFLVEDGGLNSGFMIAQYAAASLVSENKVLAHPASVDSIPTSANKEDHVSMGSIAARKCRDIVANTEEVIAIELLCAAQGIDLFTNMKAGKGTLAAYEVIRSKVDYMTEDRILASDIARVKELLQDGSIVKAVEDKVGGLY
- a CDS encoding UPF0280 family protein — encoded protein: MFENRIYRRQHQKKGLISFDITVKETNLNIQAETDLTDKTIKSVLTCRNYIETYINLHPEFATSMTPLQNSSPAPQIIRDMIKAAELANVGPMAAVAGAVAAAAGTSLLPYSNEIVVENGGDIFIKSDSKTIFSIYAENSVFSMTTGIQVEKRDTPYGLCTSSGTLGHSKSFGKADAVTVLADSCPLADAVATALGNRIKKATDIKDAIDTGKTIPGVQGIVIIKGDNIGLWGDLKIVRLPD
- a CDS encoding deoxyguanosinetriphosphate triphosphohydrolase family protein, producing the protein MDDNFKKAGELKDLLNLREKENLCSLACFSHNAIRRRKEKFTENEYRQQFSSDADRILNSLAFTRYIDKTQVFSLINNDHLTHRVIHVQLVSRIARTIGRYLGLNEDLIEAASLGHDIGHTPFGHDGERFLSKLTHKHGAGFFHHNIQSIQFLDRIEKKGKGWNLSLQTLDAILCHDGETHSRQLVPQKNRSFKEFDQMVNTMKTKASFEAIPMTMEGCVVRMADTIAYIGRDLEDAIRLGLVKRNDMPKSCKQILGRTNGTIVYTLVTDLISNSLDQPFIGFSETISAALKQLKEFNYRHIYTNPVIKKHLSSIEDIFCFLFKTYLADLENGTKKSAIFTDFLHGMSPEYRQTHSNPEIVRDYISGMTDSCLIRQAPDHLKPDSIEHV
- a CDS encoding Mrp/NBP35 family ATP-binding protein: MIHESVDKAKKGSSCPSQSGGQNMDARQQQEEIAIKASLSKIKHKIFVLSGKGGVGKSSVSANLAASLSKKGYKTGLMDVDVHGPSIAQMLGLTGIMDISENQLLIPKQVNGNLKVVSVQSLMQDQDQAIIWRGPAKTGMIKQFVSSVDWGELDFLIIDAPPGTGDEPLTVVQTIPDALGVIVTTPQEVALADIRKSISFCKTVRLKTLGIVENMASFKCPHCNEPIDLFSSGGGEKTAKAQGLTFLGSIPFDNQVVVSGDKGIPVMFQDEETEFTKAFETIVENITKQL
- a CDS encoding tetratricopeptide repeat protein codes for the protein MKKSLVFILLIFIPVFFLAGCTQLKTSRQHSEFQTVKTNNSNEENYLSSNYYYLESRLHIQNKNFQKAIVSLEKALTQDPGSFILTQDLIWLYLRQNNNDKAFELSEKLVLENPDNVDALLLLVQLKKDSLDEKKLVEILNQVIELDPKNKEIFLRLGKIHMDKENYTEALILFKKMVDQFPDYYVARFYLGQVNMIQKHYDLAKIQFLKTIELEPDLLEPRFQLIEIYNTENIPNENRTDNRQKIIETYKEILEIEPDNNRAQLGMALHYFKNNRKKQAENLFLDLGRDIETNSRLVMVAVDEYLSGQKYEDAVIVFSQMLKADPDNSTLNFFTGMSYEAVGDFKKAISYYLKIKPDHSQYKKTILNIAMLYKRLGEELSARNYLEDKYKLFPKDIDIIIYLASFYEKDNNYDQAIALFKKGLEDSPENTSLLFRLGALQDKAGFAEESMVTMKKIIEIDPKDASALNYLGYSYADRGIKLDEALLLLKRAYELRPDDGYITDSLGWVYYKLGQYQKAVEHLEKAAQLTSFETIISDHLGDAYQKTDQFKKALETYKKALSNAKDEDKNKILELKEKINAARKKIDE